cagttacacagtaagagtaaagcaaaagtagaaaagtaacatcacataataaggatacaggtggctccaaagccagatcgtttgccatgcgtgacctcctgccgacacttcGTCGgccacaaataatggtccgtagaacttcacttgtactcccaccgtacaccttatcaccctctctggccagacacctcacaaacttgctcgagcgaacgaaattgagcttggttcacaagctcgggtcacaaacttggtccacataatcggtgaaccggattcacaaacttggtgacctcaaaccaggttggactgacttcgaccaagccctaaccggctcgaatagtccatttaggtcatgagatcgggccccaaactcacaaacttcacaaaatttactcgaaagtcaccccgagccacaagctcaaggggtttagttccaaaatgattcatatacatatgccatgtacaaatatgtgcgtaaattagggtttaggtcgagtgcgataaagtacaccctcgcctaggtaccattttcatacatatcgaaacacataagcaattaacacataagATCGGcttgaatacttactcaacgaacaaggataacaaaaggacgaaattcgcgtcgcgaagagtagctagtaggccccaccggctccacctagctcaccaccgtctgaaatagaagattgtgtcacataatatcacaaacggctactattaTGCCTAAAACACGCAAAACGACAAAAtgggcacatgcaagtgcggaaacggcatacggaaatgGGAATCGGCCTAGccgttttgccgtcaaaactgttttgagcacAATCGAGGCTACGCGTGTCGgttcaaggtacatgaggtaccgttacgaaactaagagaaaagtctataactttcatgaagacacataaatccggatctgaacagagataggtcgaaagtatggaaaacaGTGCCAGAAATGTGCACTTtaaggtgacggacagggtaAGTTTGCTGGATtgtaactcccagctcacaaatcaaaatcaagaaattccagaggcattagaaagctgagatataaggctaaaactttgatgttttggccaagacctgaatccattcagaacagaacaaaagttgagtgtcaaagtacccgtcagaactgtccagattcaaggcagttctgatgattgatcttgttttggtcataacaggagctacggaactcggatttcgacgcactttatactgtttcgaagccgaaaccaagatctacatttcttatgaaggagttgacacctAGATCGTATgggatcaaaacggaaaaatgcacggtcAGAGGCTGACTTCAAAACGCAGCACAAACCAATGTTCAAAACAGGCATGagtgttttgtctataacttgggctacactgatccgtttaaggtgttcttggtggcgttaaaaagctaagaaagagtATTAAAACTTTCACTTTTTGACAAAtgactaaatcagcacggatcatagtgaataaacacaatcaattggatgaactgtccaaaATGGATCACTGGAAATCCTAGggcagtaagggtattttggtcttttcataggctacgttgctccgattgaactgaaattttgtagtcaactataaaacatcattctctacaacttttatgtttcattctaagcctaattcggcctctaatatgATGCAataaaatcggacagaacagggtagcttggtttccaaattctgaaatttgtacctttactctataaattcatatctaacaagtgctctatcatcaaacccaccaattactagctcaacaacatcaattaagaggtagataaccataaccaaggctgaaaatataaaccctagttaaacatcccaacataccattgaacccatgaaattttccccataaatccatcaaaactataactttaagcttctagttcacacatataagaagtagagggaagtttcttaccaaattcaccttaatccctatatcaagaagctgccaagaccttcctcttcccaaatcactccaccaaaacccttaagcttccttggagatcaacttttgtggaggaatttgcaagattatcggttgaaactcaagattgaggcttgaaattgaggtgcaaggtgaagttttttcctctcttgttttgcctctcaagaatttcgaccaagactaagaaaaggggaagaaatgaggaaattttggtcaaatttcttttttatgaaggttaagacaagttggtcaaagtccaacttccatagatgccttgacacttgtttctttctagcattttctctcatttctcttggtcaaatattgtggctgatgtatgagatattttgagggtcaattatctaaaataaaatgagaagattaaggtaataaagtatgggtcaaatggtgtgtttatccggtaacaaacggtacccgtcggttcgagccgattttccttaaatcacccgtactagggtttttttcttcctattcactaactttttattattgcatctaatcacatattatttctcacccaaaagtcacttttaatcaccaaatttgatccttgctccgtaccgaaaaatcatccggcgaaaaatcgcgaaaaccctaatttgctccaatcttgaaaacgaagagtgaaaccctactttctaggttcatttgcacttattgaggaatgattgagtagtaggatcatattaaatgaataatttccaaataaaaggaattttaagaaaaatgtgatgaattttacaattccatagaataaaattagggttttgaatcaaatatgagggatttaaacataacctgctagtcacaagtaaactagggttttaaagtacaagtaaggtttctagtcttgttaaaataaaacaatgttttaagacaaaaataaaataaagaaaccgtaatcctttctttgagattaaacaaaaatagtatcctaaTATTTGGGGTATCACAACTATATTAATCCTTGCACCAGCAAGAGAAGaattaataacaaaaaaaagtcTGAAAATGTGAAAACTGCTTTCCTCAATTATTCAAACAACAATTCAACTAGGAAAGTTAATGCCATAGCCTAAAGACTGACTAAATTCTTCTTCTTGAAGCCTTGAATAGTATCCTTTAGGCTTTCCTCCAAAGGAATGAACTCTACTCCCAAAGCTTTTGCCTTCTCATTGGATACTGAGTAGTCTGCATTAATGTGGATGCTATCATGTGAAAACCTGCAGCAGGTCAACCACTAAAAAATTAAGTAATACTAAAAAGTAACCTAGAAAGTTTAATTCAAAACCTTAGGGTAAAAGATTATAAAAAAATCAAGGTCTATTGTTTTCTCCTACAtaaaacttttcaagatttttcATGCtcaattcctttcatttttaacCAATTAACCTAGTAAAGTCTTTTCAAAGAGGATTGTATTCAATTATATGAATGTTTTCTAGAtatataattttgtttaaaCCTTATCAGTGCATTGGTCTGAGAGCTGATGAAATAgccaatgcaaaaaaaaaaaaaaaaagttccttTGACTGGTATCTTCTACATGAACCAGCTCATGCCTTTCATATCTTAATATCTCTACTAAACATTTTCTATTCCAGCAATCCAATTTTATGATGGCAAAAATCATATAGAGAAATCAGAAAGTCACCGAATTTAGTGAACCTAATTCTACAAGTAATCGAATTATAGAAAGAATTCTGAAAAACGGGTTCCTTCAGGAGGACAGGACTCCAAAGATACATAATTCtgaaagtttggttgaattaatTAAGATTAGAAGAGATGAAAAGATGTGATATATCCCCGAGTTTTGTAAGTGCAATCTGAATATGACATAACTGAGATGGAAAAAGAGACTCACTTGTCTGGAAATTGATGAGTAGGATAAAGTTCTTGCAAAATCTTGACCACCTGGGAGGTGTGTGCAGCACTCTCAACAAGACAGTATCTTCCACTCGCAGAAGGGTTTTCAAAGGCAAGAATATGTGCGTAGGCAACATCTCTAACATCAACCCAATTAAAAGTTGCATAAGGAAATGATTCGTCTCCTGCATTCAGATAAGTTTGGGAAATAACTTTTCATCATAAACACGACAGCTTAGCTTTGAAACAAGCATAAAAATGTAGATGGAGTAAAATCTATGCTCTAAAACTACCATTTTACTTTATCAACATGGGTGAAAATATTCAGCTTACTTCATTAAACATGCATGAAGATATAGTAGGTgatatcaaaaaaatgggagATATGAAAAGAGTCAAACCTAAGCCATATTGGATCCTTAGTTTCATTGTTAAATGGAAAAGCAAGAGATCAAAATGCTCATTGACTTCTTTCGGATCAGAAAGTTTAGAGCATGATGCGGCCATAACCATAAGCAACAAAGGTCAACAGTCTAGTCGAAATTGTTCATAAAGAAACAGATATATTTCCAAGAGTACCATTTAGTAGGTTCAGGATCAATTGCACACTTATATTGATAGAAGGCTGCAAGTGAGGACCAACTATCCATGATGGATGAATTGTAATCATATCAATGCCATGCTCCTTTGAGAACTTCCATGCAGCAGTCTCCGCCAACGTTTTCGAAAGCATATACCAGAGCTACAGGACAACAATGTATCATCAGCTGCTACCAGAGAAGCATGAAATTGATTTGATCATGATCAAGGAACTACGTGATTCATAAGTAGAAAAATGTCAGCACAATCCTCAGTTTATGCCTATGATCAGTGTGATTAAGAATGAAagcacaaaaaattaaatttctgCTCGTAAGCCATGCTAATGACTTGTGAGCAGAAGTTCCCTGTAATTTGCCTAGCATCATAGCTGCATATTGTGCATATGCCACTGATTTCAAGTTCGATAATAAGTTGTTCTTTGTACTCTATGATTCTAGAAAGGAGTCATTCTATCTTGTTGTTTAGAAAGTCTGACCTTGTTGCAGCATATAGGTCAGGGAGGCTTGTGCTGCAAGTATAGTCTTTTTTACTACAAAATCTGTAGAACTTACCTGATTTTTACTTACTACTGTGATATAGATAATGTTGCATTCATCCTATGTAACACAGACACTATTGCTGCATGCTATGCACACCATCTTCTTCATTAGTATTCTGATATTGTTGGAGCTGTGGAATAAACACCAGGGAGGACCAAAATTAAATGCTTTGACtgtttgatttgtaaatttatcatttttctagtaaaaCATTTTG
This portion of the Coffea arabica cultivar ET-39 chromosome 2e, Coffea Arabica ET-39 HiFi, whole genome shotgun sequence genome encodes:
- the LOC140037257 gene encoding phenylacetaldehyde reductase-like encodes the protein MSGEGKVVCVTGASGYVASWLVKLLLDRGYTVKASVRDLNDPDKIEHLISLDGAKERLHLFAAHLVKDGSFDEMVDGCEGVFHTASPVKTVVSDPQAEVLDPAVKGTLNVLQSCARVSSVKRVVVTSSMASIAYNRAVKDGVVVDESWFSEPSYCVERKLWYMLSKTLAETAAWKFSKEHGIDMITIHPSWIVGPHLQPSINISVQLILNLLNGDESFPYATFNWVDVRDVAYAHILAFENPSASGRYCLVESAAHTSQVVKILQELYPTHQFPDKFSHDSIHINADYSVSNEKAKALGVEFIPLEESLKDTIQGFKKKNLVSL